The window tcagtcttgcttcccgcatcttgtcttccactgaggctactccaaccttgtctcggatgacttcattcctaatcctatcgctcctagtgtgcccacacatccatcgcagtattctcatttccgccacttttaTCTTCTGAatatgagatttcttgactggccaacactccgccccatacaacatagttggtctaatcaccactttgtagaacttgcctttaagttttggtgccACCTTTTTGTCACACAACACTCTGGAGGTAAGCcttcatttcatccaccctacaccaatacggtgtgtgacgtcATCCTCAATCTCCCCATTctttgtataatagacccaagatacttgaaactatctttcttctgtatgacctgggtgccaagcttcacttcacgtcagcctcatgcactatgtcactgaacttgcacttcaAGTActttgtcttggtcctactcaacttgaaccctttagactccagagtttgtctccaaaccttcagcttagcgttaactccgctacgagacTCGTCAAttaggactatgtcatccgcaaataacatacaccatggcacctcaccttgaatttgccgcgtcaatccatccatcaccaaggaaaataaaaatgggctaagagctgatccctggtgcaaccccatcaccaCTGGAAAGTGCTGTGAGTCTCCTCccatagtccttaccctggtcttgaccccatcatacatgtccttgatctccctaatgtacgccacaggtacacctctagcctccaagcatctccatagaacctcttttaaaataaatgaaaatttaAATAGTAGGTCAacatttttaataaaataaaaggaataCCACGTTGcgaaaattcattgatttggaCGCACTCTCCTTGCGTGCTGAACACGAGTGCCATGTGGCTCGAAAAGGTGGTATTAATACTAGTTGAAACTAGTTTAGGTATCCCGCAAAGTTTCAGTGTCTCCTTGAAAAAGCAGGGACTACTTTAGGGAGGTAATTATGTGTTCTCCCGATTTTTGTAGAAATCAGCTTCAGTCAAATGACATGTAAATTGGTTTCTAGCTTAATTTTTAGTATATTTGCTAATTCCATGAAGTGAAAAGGACTTACCAGGAAAAGCAAAAACATGTACAGTTGTACGTGGGAAATTAAGGTCATTCTTgttaggcataatacataaacagagcctcaaacttggcctcagctgacaagtatgccctccaactttgggtgtgcaggCATCTCAACTTGTCTCCACTATATCAGTTAAACACTCTAACTTACAAAATGACCATCTAGACACCTCAATTTGTATAAAGTACAAGTCAaaaatttatgtgtcacgtcagcatttgtgtttacatgttcaactttatacaagttgaggtgcctacttgtgaacacccaaagttggagggcgtacttgccagctgaggccaGGTTTGAGGGCCTGTTCATGTATTATGCCTTCTTGTTAAATAGAAAGACTTTTAACTATGCAGTAGACAATCCGTAGTTTGTACTGCTTCCATTTAATAGCAGACAAGTGTATCCAACACATGCAAAAATTACTAAATACCCTGTTACTGTAAACACTTGCATTACTTGCTGAGTCAAGTTTTTCTTTAATTTGGGTAATTGCCTATTCAGAATACTACAGAAGATTGCCATTATTGAATGCCTTTACTTCATGGATAGCATTTGGATTTGAACAGAAATGACTCAAAAGATTGTTTCTGTCCTGAATTGTAACAGATATATCCTCCAATCAACGTACTTCCGTCCTTATCTCGGCTGATGAAGGTGAGCACATGGACGTGTTTACTTTCTATTCTGTCATATCATTTTAACAAAAACTGGAGAAGCCTTACATGTGATTTTCCCATTAACCCTTTAAATTCCTCTGCAGAGTGCCATTGGTGAGGGTATGACTAGGAGGGATCATTCTGATGTATCCAACCAGGTAAGTTAATTTTtggtaaaaaatgtatttcgttgCTCGATTAATCTtcttaccttcaagagagttgaTTCTTTTACCTCTGTTAGTGTTGCTTATATTTCCCTTTTGCATTGATTAGTTGTATGCAAATTATGCCATTGGAAAGGATGTCCAGGCAATGAAAGCTGTGGTTGGAGAAGAAGCACTTTCTTCTGAGGACTTGGTATGTTGCTTGAGAAAATTCCTTTTCTTTAATTAATTTTGAGCTGTGTTTTGCCTTGGTTATCAATAATTCAATGATGAGATGACTAGAGACTCCTTTTTGGTTAAAACAGCTTTACTTAGAGTTCCTTGACAAATTCGAGAGGAAGTTTGTCTCTCAAGGAGCTTATGACACCCGCAATATATTCCAGTCGCTTGATTTAGCTTGGACTCTCCTTCGCATCTTCCCTCGTGAGCTTCTGCATCGTATCCCAGCAAAGACCCTGGATCAGTATTACAGCCGTGATGCATCTAATTGATAGGAAGGAACCGGCTTTAGAGTCTCTTGTGCAATTCCCTTGGTGCAATATGTTGGCCCGCGAGCTTTCCCTCTTTGTGCATCTCCTTTCAGCTCAACAATCAATGAGTTCCCAGAACAAAGGTTCTCCAGCATTTAGGAGTCAATGATGTTGCTCTGAGGACCAGTTACACCGTGTAATTTATTAGTACCTGTTGTGTTATGTGACATGCTGCAGGGTATTGGTTTTGTTTaaagtaaaacttacacaaatagctaccttttagtaGCCTCTAACAAGTTATAGCTATAAGTTGAATATTTACTTTTCGTAGCTGGTTTTTGATATATTTCAGATGAATCTCGGCTGgctgaaatatagtgaaatacattGATATATAGATCGGTTGTTCAGTAAAAAACggctatatttatggcaataagAATCTTTTCCAAATTAAATGGTGATTTGTATTAATGGTTTCATGATTCACGCAAACCTCATGAGGTTCCATTACAGCTAACGTCTGTCAATCAAATTAACTCCATTCaaatactttttgaattcaaaaaacaAAATCAGCATCTTATCTTTCCCAAAATATAGCaaaagttccttttttttttccaacaatcTGCTTTGCGCTAATACAGAAAAAATCCCTTTCGTTTATTAAATTTTTCAACAATCTGATTGGAGATATGTTGTTCTAGTGGAAAGCAGTAGGAAGATCAGATTACAACGTATCGCTCTATTTGTAATGATATAAATGGCCAGCGTAACCGCTTTGATCCGACATTCTGGTTTTTGGAACGATCAAAATTGTTATGTTAACTGCAAAATAGATGCAGTTGTATTCAGTGATTATTGCAAATACGATGAACCGGTTGCTACGATTTCAACTCAACTTGATCTGGatagttgcagaaacaaaatctcAATAAAATATGTTGTTGAGGGGATACTCAACCAATGGAAATACACAACGATATGGGAGTTAGGGTGTATGTTGAGCTTAAGAGGGAAAAAAGTGTTTTGGGGATGTATCCATTGTGCGTTAGTATTACAGATAATGATGTTGAGGAGATTGCAACTGGTGAGTGTGTTTTTAGAGACGATGTGCTTCAACTTGGATACGATGATAATTTGGAGGATATGGATGCGTATGATTCTAATGAATTCGATCTGTCAAATTGTGGAAAGGTTGTTGTATTTTTAAAGGAGGACAACAAATTGATTATTTCCAACGCAGAACAGAATGAAATTTTTGTAGATCAAATTTACAAGGATAAGGATACATTGAAACTTGTAATGGTGAATTATGCTATTCGAGAACGATTCAATTTCAAAACTGAGAGATCAAATGCTATAAGGTATGTGCTTTCCATATTCTAACTTTGCGGGAGATAATAAATGCATTACAAACTGCTCGTTACTGAGAATGACTTCATACTGATTTATGTTTTATTTTGTAGCTATATAGTCGTATGTATGTCGCCTGAATGTGAATGGAAATTACGAGCGTCAAGTGTTGGAAAATCTGAACTGTTCAGAGTTAGGTATTTCCATGACGAACATACATGCCCTTTCAAAGACAAGGTATATTCACAGAGGCAAGCAACAAGTTGTTTTATTGGGGAATCGGTTGTTAAGCCGAAAATAGCGAACCACAAGAGGAAAGTTAGCCCTGGGGATATAATGGACGACGTAAAAAATGAATTCGGCCTAGATGTTTCTTACATGCTGGCCTGGAGAGCTAGAGAAAAAGCTATGAATGATTTGAAGGGGATCCTGCTGCTTCATACAATAAATTGCCGGCATATGTCTATATCCTAGATAAAACATATCCTGGATCACATGTTAAAATGCATAAATCATGTGAAAATGAGTTCCTGTATTTCTTTGTTGCACTCAAAGCATTCATAAAGGGAttcgagtgttgtagaccaatagtGGTAGTGGATGGTGCACACCTTAAAAGCACGTATAATGGTACATTTGTATCCGCAAGTACTTTGGATGGTGCAGGTATGTCTATTCCTGTGTgtttaatttcaataatataaaCTGAAAATACATTGTATAAACTGAAATATACTGTGAAATATAGATTACATTACTCTTATCTAGACTTAAAATATAGACTGATAAAAATACACAGTTTATGATTAACTTTTTAAAATGCAAATGTATATACAGGTAATATTCTACCACTGGCATATGGTTTGATAGATTCGGAAAATGATAAGTCCTAGACTTGGTTCTTTGAGCAGTTCAAGCTAGCTTATGGTATTAAGGATAACATGTGTGTCGTGTCCGACAGACACGAAAGCATAATCAAAGCGGTGTATCGGGTGTATCCTACTGTTCCTCATTTGGCCTGCATATGGCATTTGTGAAAAAATGTGACTAAGAAATACAAGTCGAATGATGAAGTATTGAGTCCTGTGTTTTATTCACTTGCCAAGGCATACACACAGGATGAGTTCGATAAACTGATGGAAAAGATTGAGAATGTTGATATACGGGTAAAGGAATATTTGGATGATGTTGGAAGGGAGAAATGGTCTCGGCTATATTCACCTGTTAACAGAGGTTGGACGATGACTTCGAATATAGCAgaatgtattaatggaaaactAGTAGCAGCAAGAGAGTTGCCTGtttttgatttccttgaagaagtTAGGAGGATGTTTGGGAGATGGAATTGCACAAATAGGAAAAATGGTACATACACATTCTCAACACTTCCGAGATGATACAAAAAAAATGCTCTCAATGAACAAGTATAAATCGTTATGCATGAGGGTAAGTTTTTTCTTGATGATAAAACTAGTTTGTTTATATCTCATGGTATACTTCTCTgtgtttttttgtatttcgttgtatttagCTAACTGCCTTAAGTTTTCTTTTAAGTTTATGGAACCTGACATGcaatgtatttttgttgttgaatgtgcATGTTTCTTAGGTTGAAGCATTAACTGAATATGTTTATACGGTTAATGATGGACCACAGCGTTTCATAATTGATTTGAAGAGGAAAACTTGTAGTTGCCGGATGTTCCAAATGGACGAAATACCATGTTCACATGCCTGGGCTGTCTTAAAGAGTAAAAATCTAACGGCTGATGCATATTGCTCAGAATTATTCAAGCCAAATACAGTGGTAAATACGTATGATGTGCCGATTGATCCACTTCCCGACGAGAGTGAGTCGAATGTTCCAACACACATATTGGAGGAGTTTGTTCTTCCACCGAGATACGAGCGACCTCCTGGTAGGCCAAAAAAGAAGAGGGATAAGCCATTAATGGAGCTGATGATTGGTAAACGTAGGAATGCTTGTAGTACATGTAGACGTTTTGGCCATAACAGGCGTTCGTGTGGTAATGAACCACTTAAGAAGAAGAAATAAATGTCTAGCCTTCATTTGTGTTTTATTTCTAGGACAGTTGTCCGATGATGTTTAAGAAAAAAGAATCAAATGTATTCCATCTTgaattcattttttcttttctgtGATGTATTTCACTGGtg is drawn from Lycium barbarum isolate Lr01 chromosome 8, ASM1917538v2, whole genome shotgun sequence and contains these coding sequences:
- the LOC132608116 gene encoding uncharacterized protein LOC132608116 produces the protein MEKIENVDIRVKEYLDDVGREKWSRLYSPVNRGWTMTSNIAECINGKLVAARELPVFDFLEEVEALTEYVYTVNDGPQRFIIDLKRKTCSCRMFQMDEIPCSHAWAVLKSKNLTADAYCSELFKPNTVVNTYDVPIDPLPDESESNVPTHILEEFVLPPRYERPPGRPKKKRDKPLMELMIGKRRNACSTCRRFGHNRRSCGNEPLKKKK